The following proteins are co-located in the Flectobacillus major DSM 103 genome:
- a CDS encoding glycosyltransferase family 4 protein — protein MRIGFDAKRAFHNHTGLGNYSRFIINALLEHAPENDYLAYTPKKGNGSWQPQHLAVKLPQKTFSKSLWRSYFINQQLIHDQVQIYHGLSNELPWGIHKTSVKSVVTIHDLIFLRYPELYPAIDRWIYQKKFKQACLQANLVVAISEQTKKDIIDLLGINEHKIVVVYQDCDEAFSRLLPSSYIDTVLQRYQLRKKYILCVATMTERKNQLTLLKAFQAMQSPDYELVLVGGKSKYQDTLTHYIATHKLKGVHIFNKVPFADLPSLYQGASLTVYPSFFEGFGIPIVESLHSGIPVIAATGSCLEEAGGPNGIYVNPQDFMGFAEKITQILTNPTLAKQLVTAGQSHIQQFSSASIAKKLNYYYQNLSN, from the coding sequence ATGCGTATAGGATTCGATGCCAAAAGAGCTTTTCATAATCATACAGGACTCGGCAATTATAGTAGATTCATTATCAATGCCTTACTTGAGCATGCTCCCGAAAACGACTATTTGGCCTACACTCCCAAAAAAGGCAATGGCTCGTGGCAACCTCAGCATTTGGCGGTAAAACTTCCTCAAAAAACTTTTTCAAAATCTTTGTGGCGAAGTTATTTTATCAATCAGCAATTGATACATGACCAAGTACAAATTTATCATGGCCTCAGCAACGAACTCCCGTGGGGTATTCACAAAACTTCGGTAAAATCGGTGGTAACTATCCATGACCTTATTTTTTTACGATACCCCGAGCTATACCCTGCTATTGACCGCTGGATTTATCAAAAAAAATTTAAACAAGCTTGCTTACAAGCCAATTTGGTTGTGGCGATTAGCGAACAAACCAAAAAGGATATTATAGACTTGCTGGGCATAAACGAGCATAAAATTGTTGTTGTGTATCAAGATTGTGATGAGGCTTTTTCTCGGCTTTTACCTTCTAGTTATATTGATACCGTTTTACAAAGATATCAGCTTCGTAAAAAATATATTTTGTGTGTAGCCACTATGACCGAACGCAAAAATCAACTTACGCTGTTAAAGGCTTTTCAAGCTATGCAATCGCCAGATTATGAGTTGGTTCTTGTGGGGGGAAAAAGTAAATACCAAGATACCCTTACCCATTATATAGCTACTCATAAACTAAAAGGAGTACATATTTTCAATAAAGTACCTTTTGCCGATTTGCCAAGCTTGTATCAAGGGGCTTCGCTAACGGTGTATCCTTCTTTTTTTGAAGGTTTTGGTATTCCTATTGTAGAGTCATTACATAGTGGTATTCCTGTAATTGCAGCAACGGGTTCATGTTTGGAAGAGGCTGGTGGCCCCAACGGAATATACGTTAACCCTCAGGATTTCATGGGTTTTGCCGAAAAAATTACTCAGATTTTGACCAACCCCACATTGGCTAAGCAGTTAGTTACAGCAGGACAGTCACATATCCAACAGTTCTCTTCAGCCTCTATTGCTAAAAAACTAAATTATTATTACCAAAACTTATCAAATTAG
- a CDS encoding M16 family metallopeptidase, whose product MEGIQEYSLPNGIRVVHRQVTHTAISHIGIMLDMGSRDEKPHQQGLAHFWEHMAFKGTPKRTSLQIINRLEIVGGELNAYTTKEKICFHASVLTPHYERALELLADITFNSIFPEKQVERERGVILEEMAMYYDSPEDAIQDDFDEIVFANHQLGCNILGTQESVKGFTRQDLLDFIAENMDTHRIVFSSVGNMPFKKVIALVEKFMKDIPAKSSSLIRTPPAWYQPKSEVVKRSITQAQVAIGRTAYQLADPNRLPFFMLINLLGGPGMNSRLNLAVREKNGLVYSIDAGYTPFIDTGYWGIYFATEPKHLNKTNALILKELKILRETPLTKTQLHNTKEQLMGQMAMSEEGNMSFMLMMAKSLLDINRIDSLDELFAQIKTVTATQLQELANELCREEDLSYLTFLPE is encoded by the coding sequence ATGGAAGGAATTCAAGAATATAGTTTGCCCAATGGAATCCGTGTAGTACACCGTCAGGTAACACATACGGCAATATCGCATATTGGTATTATGCTAGATATGGGAAGTCGTGACGAAAAACCTCATCAACAAGGTTTGGCTCATTTTTGGGAACACATGGCTTTTAAGGGTACTCCAAAGCGTACTTCTTTGCAGATTATCAATCGTTTAGAAATTGTTGGAGGCGAGCTAAATGCCTATACCACCAAGGAAAAAATATGTTTTCATGCCTCGGTGCTAACACCACATTACGAGCGTGCATTAGAATTATTGGCCGATATTACCTTTAATTCTATTTTTCCTGAAAAACAGGTTGAACGAGAACGTGGCGTTATTTTGGAAGAAATGGCAATGTATTACGATTCGCCCGAAGATGCTATTCAAGATGATTTTGACGAAATCGTATTTGCCAATCATCAGTTGGGGTGTAATATATTGGGTACACAAGAAAGCGTAAAAGGCTTTACTCGTCAGGATTTGCTCGATTTTATAGCTGAAAATATGGATACTCATCGTATTGTATTTTCATCGGTGGGCAATATGCCTTTCAAAAAAGTAATAGCTTTGGTAGAAAAATTCATGAAAGATATTCCTGCCAAAAGTTCATCGCTGATTCGTACACCTCCTGCATGGTATCAGCCCAAAAGTGAGGTTGTCAAACGCAGTATTACCCAAGCCCAAGTAGCCATTGGCCGTACTGCTTATCAGCTAGCCGACCCCAATAGGTTACCATTTTTTATGCTTATCAACTTATTGGGAGGGCCTGGTATGAACTCCCGCCTCAATTTGGCGGTACGTGAAAAAAACGGATTGGTGTATTCTATTGATGCAGGCTACACGCCGTTTATTGACACAGGCTATTGGGGTATCTATTTTGCTACCGAACCCAAGCATTTGAACAAAACTAATGCTTTGATTTTGAAAGAATTGAAGATTTTGAGAGAAACACCTTTGACCAAAACCCAATTGCATAATACCAAAGAACAACTCATGGGGCAAATGGCGATGTCGGAAGAAGGCAATATGAGTTTTATGTTAATGATGGCCAAAAGTCTTTTGGATATCAACCGTATCGACTCCCTAGACGAGCTTTTTGCTCAGATAAAAACAGTTACTGCAACCCAGTTACAAGAATTGGCAAATGAGCTTTGCCGTGAGGAAGATTTGAGTTATTTAACATTTTTGCCAGAATAA
- a CDS encoding type II restriction endonuclease, with translation MDLKVKNKYKTEFKKALDTFTEKLEKYVSTENGDWSVKGFIDVYKNIYTISSDTKIVSKILEIHIFPQILQFAEENGYNIALTEHQNYYPDLTFIHKENEDVKFAVDLKTTYRKKNGISSFTLGSHGSYFKERDKKKNIQFPYNQYLAHFCLGVIYTRTDLINDVSETEIYQVQELQAGGDSQEYETPNKKVGDREVTTVDNLKSITSVIKDFDFFVAEKWKIASDKQGFGNTANIGSTLSIDDLRNENGIFSQLGEDWFDEYWINYGSATMIKDGKPTKITTLKDFLEFKGRTDLLDKIVSRITNKKDTK, from the coding sequence ATGGATTTAAAAGTAAAAAATAAATATAAAACAGAGTTTAAAAAGGCGTTAGACACCTTTACTGAAAAACTCGAAAAATATGTTTCAACTGAAAACGGAGATTGGTCTGTGAAAGGGTTTATTGACGTTTACAAAAATATTTATACTATCTCATCTGACACTAAAATTGTTTCTAAAATACTTGAAATCCATATTTTCCCACAAATCTTACAGTTTGCAGAAGAAAACGGTTACAATATTGCTTTAACTGAACATCAAAATTATTATCCTGATCTTACTTTTATTCACAAGGAAAATGAAGATGTAAAATTTGCTGTTGACTTGAAAACAACCTATCGCAAGAAAAATGGGATTTCGAGTTTTACACTTGGTAGCCACGGTAGTTATTTTAAAGAAAGAGATAAAAAGAAAAACATTCAGTTTCCTTACAATCAATATTTAGCACATTTTTGTTTGGGGGTAATTTACACACGAACAGATTTGATAAACGATGTTTCAGAAACTGAAATTTACCAAGTTCAAGAACTTCAAGCGGGCGGCGATTCGCAAGAATACGAAACGCCTAATAAAAAAGTAGGCGACAGAGAAGTTACAACTGTTGATAATTTAAAATCAATCACTTCGGTAATTAAAGATTTTGATTTTTTTGTTGCTGAAAAATGGAAAATTGCCAGCGACAAACAAGGTTTTGGAAATACGGCTAATATTGGCTCAACTTTAAGCATAGACGATTTAAGAAATGAAAATGGAATATTTAGCCAATTAGGCGAAGATTGGTTTGACGAATATTGGATAAATTACGGTTCTGCGACAATGATAAAAGATGGCAAGCCAACAAAAATTACAACACTAAAAGACTTTTTAGAATTTAAAGGTAGAACAGACTTGTTAGATAAAATTGTATCGCGTATAACTAATAAAAAAGATACAAAATGA
- a CDS encoding DNA adenine methylase yields the protein MKVIVPPIKSQGIKTKLVPWIMELAPKVQGKWIEPFLGTGVVAFNSGYKNAILNDTNPHIINFYKGIQHKKITAPLMKHYLENEGAILSKAENNGYEYYLEVRSRFNSGEFSPYDFIFLSRAGFNGMMRFNNKGHWNIPFCKKPDRFAQAYITKITNQVATVSQIIQAEPNWTFYNKSFADIIPMATENDIIYCDPPYYGRHVDYFNGWTEKDEELLFNLLSETKAKFLLSTWHHNDWRQNEMIEKFWNKFNVVTKDHFYHNGGSIENRRTVVEALVCNFSIDHFDQHNHGLKEKIQIEQLEIDWKK from the coding sequence ATGAAAGTAATAGTTCCCCCTATAAAAAGCCAAGGTATAAAAACCAAGCTCGTTCCTTGGATTATGGAACTTGCCCCAAAAGTTCAAGGTAAATGGATAGAGCCTTTTCTTGGAACAGGTGTAGTAGCGTTTAATTCTGGGTATAAAAACGCCATTTTAAATGATACAAATCCACATATAATTAACTTCTATAAAGGTATTCAGCACAAAAAAATTACGGCACCTTTGATGAAGCATTATCTTGAAAATGAAGGAGCGATTTTAAGTAAAGCCGAAAATAATGGCTATGAATATTATTTAGAAGTTCGTTCTCGTTTTAATAGTGGAGAATTTTCGCCTTATGACTTTATTTTCCTTTCAAGAGCAGGATTTAATGGAATGATGCGTTTTAATAATAAAGGACATTGGAATATTCCATTCTGTAAAAAACCAGACCGTTTCGCTCAAGCCTATATTACAAAAATCACAAATCAAGTAGCAACGGTTTCTCAAATTATCCAAGCAGAGCCCAATTGGACTTTTTACAATAAATCATTTGCCGACATCATTCCAATGGCAACCGAAAACGATATTATTTATTGCGATCCACCATATTACGGAAGACACGTTGACTACTTTAATGGTTGGACAGAAAAAGACGAAGAACTTTTATTTAATCTGTTGAGCGAAACCAAAGCAAAATTCCTACTTTCAACTTGGCATCATAACGATTGGAGACAAAATGAAATGATTGAAAAGTTTTGGAATAAATTCAATGTAGTCACAAAAGACCATTTTTATCATAATGGAGGTAGCATTGAAAATCGACGCACAGTTGTAGAAGCATTAGTTTGTAACTTCAGTATAGACCATTTTGACCAACACAATCACGGACTAAAAGAAAAAATACAAATTGAGCAATTAGAAATTGATTGGAAAAAGTGA
- the pyrF gene encoding orotidine-5'-phosphate decarboxylase, giving the protein MTKQELFGQILSKKSYLCVGLDTDLQKLPKHLLNEEDPIFEFNKQIIDATHQYAVAYKPNIAFYEAFGAKGWESLQKTLAYIPKECFTIADAKRGDIGNTSGLYARAFFDKSSSGLDFDSVTVAPYMGEDSVTPFLQFDNKWVILLALTSNGGSKDFQTLNVGDKALFEEVLTKSQAWGSDEQLMYVVGATKADMLTRVRELVPNHFLLVPGVGAQGGSLEEVSKYGMNSSCGLLVNSSRAIIYASSGEDFAEVAAQEAQKVQAEMAKYLEIYL; this is encoded by the coding sequence ATGACAAAGCAAGAACTTTTCGGACAGATTCTGTCCAAAAAATCCTATTTATGTGTAGGGTTAGATACAGACCTTCAAAAATTGCCTAAGCATTTATTGAATGAGGAAGACCCTATTTTTGAATTTAACAAACAGATTATTGATGCTACGCACCAATACGCTGTAGCTTACAAGCCTAATATCGCTTTTTATGAGGCTTTTGGGGCAAAAGGATGGGAAAGCCTTCAAAAAACGTTGGCCTATATTCCGAAAGAATGTTTTACTATTGCCGATGCCAAAAGAGGTGATATTGGTAATACATCGGGCTTATATGCACGAGCTTTTTTTGATAAATCTTCGTCTGGCTTAGACTTCGACTCGGTAACGGTAGCTCCATACATGGGCGAAGACTCAGTAACGCCATTTTTGCAGTTTGATAATAAGTGGGTTATTTTATTGGCTTTGACATCCAATGGCGGTAGCAAAGATTTCCAAACCTTGAATGTGGGCGATAAGGCTCTTTTTGAGGAGGTTTTGACTAAATCTCAAGCATGGGGAAGCGACGAGCAGTTGATGTATGTTGTTGGGGCAACAAAAGCCGATATGCTTACACGTGTACGTGAGCTTGTGCCGAATCATTTTTTATTAGTGCCTGGCGTTGGTGCTCAGGGTGGAAGCTTGGAAGAAGTTTCAAAATATGGTATGAATTCATCTTGCGGTTTGTTGGTCAATTCTTCACGAGCTATTATATATGCTTCAAGTGGTGAAGATTTTGCCGAAGTCGCTGCTCAGGAAGCTCAAAAAGTACAAGCTGAAATGGCAAAGTATTTGGAAATATATCTTTGA
- a CDS encoding Gfo/Idh/MocA family protein, whose translation MKTIVLLLTLLLAQASFSQTKRTKIGIAGMTHDHVNQVFQYFKESSPVEIVGFAEPDKALAMKLLKQHNLSEKLWFPTLEALIAQTHPEAVCAFNSIFEHLQVVETCAPKGIHVMVEKPLAVSPEHANRMEELALKHKIHLLTNYETTWYASNQAAYKMIYEQKMIGDIRKVVIHDGHRGPKEIGCSEAFLHWLTDPIMNGGGAIIDFGCYGANLMSWLQNGERPLSVTAVTQQIKPHIYPNVDDEASIILTYPKAQAIIQASWNWPFDRKDIEIYGQNGFIFGDKTLNLKVQAGDRNSVEVKINPLYAPINDAFVYLASVVQGKKNSENDLSSLKINKLVVEILDAAKRSAKEKRTIIF comes from the coding sequence ATGAAAACAATCGTATTATTACTAACATTACTTCTGGCACAAGCATCTTTTTCACAGACCAAACGAACCAAAATCGGTATTGCAGGTATGACTCACGACCACGTCAATCAGGTTTTCCAATATTTTAAGGAAAGCTCACCTGTCGAAATCGTTGGTTTTGCCGAACCTGACAAAGCCTTGGCTATGAAGTTATTAAAACAGCATAATCTTTCCGAAAAGCTTTGGTTTCCTACCTTAGAGGCCCTTATTGCCCAGACACATCCCGAGGCGGTTTGTGCATTCAATAGTATTTTTGAACATTTGCAAGTTGTAGAAACCTGTGCTCCTAAAGGTATACATGTTATGGTAGAAAAACCTTTGGCCGTAAGCCCTGAACATGCCAATAGAATGGAAGAATTGGCCCTAAAACACAAAATTCATTTACTTACCAACTACGAAACTACTTGGTATGCTAGCAATCAGGCAGCATATAAAATGATTTATGAGCAAAAAATGATTGGCGATATTCGGAAAGTGGTGATTCATGATGGGCATCGTGGCCCTAAAGAAATTGGCTGCTCGGAGGCATTCCTGCATTGGCTTACCGACCCAATCATGAACGGCGGTGGTGCAATTATTGATTTTGGTTGCTATGGTGCCAATTTGATGTCGTGGTTACAAAATGGCGAACGACCGCTCTCTGTCACAGCCGTAACCCAACAAATCAAGCCTCATATTTATCCCAACGTAGACGATGAAGCTAGTATTATTCTGACTTATCCAAAAGCTCAGGCTATTATTCAGGCTTCGTGGAATTGGCCATTCGATAGAAAAGATATTGAAATTTATGGACAAAATGGTTTTATTTTTGGCGATAAAACCTTGAATTTGAAAGTGCAAGCAGGCGATAGGAATAGTGTAGAAGTAAAAATCAATCCTTTATATGCTCCCATCAACGATGCCTTTGTTTATTTGGCATCGGTAGTACAAGGGAAAAAAAATTCAGAAAATGACCTTTCTTCTCTCAAAATCAATAAACTGGTTGTAGAAATACTAGACGCAGCCAAACGCTCAGCCAAAGAAAAACGAACGATTATTTTTTAG
- a CDS encoding SusC/RagA family TonB-linked outer membrane protein: MEKKSNSEVTLKGQVVDAVTKEPLVGCSVSIKGTKRGVNTDVKGNFSITLDDKATIVVSFVGYEKQEIAVNGRTSLTVALKSSASDLEQVVVIGYGSSTKKDVTGSVKSIKSTEFNQGIINSPEQLLQGKVSGVNVTSASGEPGGVQNISVRGPGGVRTGSTPLFVVDGLALDNSSTGGATNPLNFLNPQDIESIDVLKDASATAIYGSRGANGVILITTKKGKAGFSTFNYSASYGVSSMSRALPVFSADEYRKQVPAVGGVLEDLNASTDWQKEITRTAITQNHNISLGGGADKLTYYGSFGIQNQEGIIKNNQLNRYSGRINVSQKFLDDHLTVDVNLSASQTYNERPPIGSVLGSAISTNPTYPAYDTKGNIFLYQSGTNPLLSLKLEKDITTINRIIGNISPSLKIIDGLVYKLNFGIDNSNSARDLQSLANAVPQQDGRLETINSTINNKLIENYLTYTKAIKDHSFSALVGHSYQKITLQGRSYSINKFPISDIEPIYNPGLGQDLTLANNRPTGYAVINELQSFFSRVNYQYKDKYLLTATVRADGSSKFGANNKYGVFPSFSAGWRVSEEEFLKGTAINNLKIRAGWGRTGNQEIPSKITQARFTSQVSATTSYPLNETSVYPAGTSYTRLANPNIQWEQSTQTDLGIDFAFLNGALTGTIDAFSKVSGDILLEVIPADPVQPAGTFWTNVKDMTITNKGLELELNYRHTNKGGLTYEVGGNITFIDNVVNKSPYSVIPSGSASGSGLTSATINGYINGQPIGTFFLKEFIGFDEKGISKFRDVDGDGIVTDNDRIAAGSALPTKQFNFFGRVSYKGFDLSANFNGVSGNKVYDNTANANFYKLRLSKGINTTPEAIASAQESTNNSAPVSTRYLKDGAFLRLNNLSLGYSFDTKSLGINKWVSGLRLSVTGQNLFVITKYDGYDPEVNTDRTINGITSYGIDYLSYPKARSVMFGLNVSF; the protein is encoded by the coding sequence ATGGAAAAAAAGAGCAATAGCGAAGTTACCTTGAAAGGGCAAGTAGTTGATGCCGTTACCAAAGAGCCTTTGGTAGGCTGTAGTGTATCCATAAAAGGTACAAAGCGTGGTGTAAATACAGATGTAAAAGGAAATTTTAGCATAACACTCGACGATAAAGCTACGATTGTTGTGAGTTTTGTTGGATACGAAAAGCAAGAAATAGCAGTAAACGGTAGAACGTCGTTGACGGTAGCCCTAAAATCGTCGGCATCCGACCTTGAGCAAGTAGTTGTAATTGGTTATGGTAGCTCTACCAAAAAAGATGTAACAGGTTCGGTAAAGTCTATTAAAAGTACAGAATTTAACCAAGGTATCATCAATTCTCCCGAACAATTGTTGCAAGGTAAGGTATCGGGTGTAAATGTAACGTCGGCAAGTGGCGAACCCGGAGGCGTACAAAATATTAGTGTCCGTGGGCCAGGTGGGGTTCGTACAGGAAGTACACCGCTATTTGTGGTAGATGGGTTGGCTTTGGACAACTCTAGTACAGGTGGTGCTACCAATCCACTCAACTTTTTGAACCCACAAGATATTGAATCTATCGACGTACTGAAAGACGCTTCGGCTACAGCTATTTATGGTTCGAGAGGTGCCAATGGGGTTATTTTGATCACCACCAAAAAAGGAAAAGCTGGATTCTCCACTTTCAATTATTCGGCTAGTTATGGGGTTTCGTCGATGTCCAGAGCTTTGCCTGTATTTAGTGCCGACGAGTACCGCAAGCAAGTACCCGCAGTAGGGGGGGTATTGGAAGATTTGAATGCCTCGACCGACTGGCAGAAAGAAATAACTAGAACTGCTATTACCCAAAACCACAATATTTCGTTGGGAGGAGGGGCCGATAAATTAACTTATTATGGTTCGTTTGGTATCCAGAATCAGGAAGGTATTATTAAAAACAACCAACTAAATCGCTATTCGGGACGTATCAATGTATCACAGAAGTTTTTGGACGACCACCTAACGGTAGACGTAAACTTGAGTGCTTCTCAAACTTATAACGAACGCCCACCGATTGGCTCGGTGTTGGGAAGTGCTATTTCTACCAACCCAACTTATCCTGCTTATGATACAAAAGGTAATATATTTTTGTATCAGTCAGGTACAAACCCGTTGTTGTCGTTGAAACTAGAAAAAGATATTACAACAATCAACCGTATCATTGGTAATATTTCGCCATCACTCAAAATCATAGATGGCTTGGTATATAAGCTTAACTTTGGCATAGACAATTCCAATTCGGCACGTGACCTCCAATCGTTGGCAAATGCCGTTCCTCAGCAAGATGGACGCTTAGAAACTATTAATAGTACTATCAATAACAAGTTGATTGAAAACTATTTGACTTATACAAAAGCCATAAAAGACCATAGTTTCTCGGCATTGGTAGGTCATTCTTACCAAAAAATCACTTTACAAGGGCGTTCGTATAGTATTAATAAATTCCCTATTTCAGATATCGAGCCTATCTATAACCCAGGCTTGGGTCAAGATTTAACATTGGCCAACAACCGCCCAACAGGTTATGCTGTAATTAATGAATTACAATCGTTTTTCTCAAGGGTTAATTATCAGTACAAAGACAAATATTTGTTGACGGCCACAGTAAGAGCCGATGGTTCTTCAAAATTTGGAGCTAATAACAAATATGGTGTTTTCCCGTCGTTTTCAGCAGGATGGAGAGTTTCGGAAGAAGAATTTTTGAAAGGAACAGCCATTAATAACTTGAAAATCAGAGCAGGTTGGGGAAGAACAGGAAACCAAGAAATCCCTTCTAAAATCACGCAGGCAAGGTTTACTTCGCAAGTTTCGGCAACAACAAGCTATCCACTCAACGAAACTTCGGTGTATCCAGCGGGTACTTCATATACTCGTTTAGCCAATCCAAATATCCAATGGGAACAATCTACCCAAACCGATTTAGGAATTGACTTTGCTTTCTTGAATGGTGCATTGACAGGTACAATCGATGCCTTTAGTAAGGTTTCGGGCGATATTTTGTTGGAGGTTATCCCTGCCGACCCTGTACAGCCAGCGGGTACATTCTGGACCAACGTGAAAGATATGACAATTACCAACAAAGGTTTGGAATTGGAATTGAACTATCGCCATACCAACAAAGGCGGGTTGACGTATGAAGTAGGTGGAAATATTACATTTATTGATAACGTAGTAAACAAATCACCCTATTCGGTGATTCCTTCTGGCTCGGCTTCTGGCTCTGGCTTAACTTCGGCTACTATCAATGGCTATATAAACGGACAACCAATAGGCACATTTTTCTTGAAAGAATTTATTGGATTTGATGAAAAGGGTATCAGCAAATTCCGTGATGTTGATGGTGACGGTATTGTAACCGACAACGACCGTATTGCTGCAGGAAGTGCATTGCCAACCAAACAGTTTAACTTCTTTGGGCGTGTATCTTACAAGGGTTTTGATTTGTCGGCCAACTTCAATGGAGTATCTGGCAACAAAGTCTATGATAATACCGCCAATGCCAACTTCTATAAATTAAGACTTTCAAAAGGAATCAATACTACGCCCGAAGCCATTGCTTCTGCTCAGGAATCTACTAATAACTCAGCTCCAGTATCAACAAGATACTTAAAAGATGGTGCTTTTTTGCGTTTAAACAACCTTTCATTAGGCTATAGTTTTGATACCAAATCGCTAGGAATCAACAAATGGGTTTCGGGATTGAGACTTTCTGTAACTGGCCAAAACCTATTCGTTATTACAAAATACGATGGCTATGACCCAGAAGTAAATACCGACAGAACAATCAACGGTATTACTTCTTACGGAATTGACTACCTGAGTTATCCAAAAGCTAGGTCAGTTATGTTTGGCCTAAATGTTTCATTCTAA
- a CDS encoding RagB/SusD family nutrient uptake outer membrane protein, translating into MKKKIYVLMALMAALSIQSCTNLEEQVLDETLTSSLSESEIANGIIAPVYAQLPNIFTHTNYFAIQEISTDEAILPYRGGTDWGDNGIYLALHQHTHTSTDPNLRSTWNLILQGMSRAITAINTLPTSKSESAKVYLAEARGMRAYYSMLTFDLFGLVFVKNDIGENSKVIRGEEALEYIKSELLAVEPNLSTTVGPGRLTKGAVWGLLARLYLNAGVYRDRYAANVTFKNEDLDKVIEYCDKIIASNQYQLSRDYFSIFNSDNHTNKELIFAVDQRAELNGHNRLAYFSLSGDQFPLPAYPGANGTDGPAITPDYYRTWANAYAPQDPSVDPRFYKQNLSIYSNPADSCVAADNFNINRGILRGQQYGLIRKNGVFLKCADGKMKVGKLFHDTRNRPTMPVDFTEQVDFTVAGSNYNTGYRVEKYEFSKKSVSGRNFGEADIVILRLADIYLMRAEAKLRRSNDATAALADVNTVRSARTVSTPPPALTSMSLDILYRERGFEFYWEMLRRSDMIRFGKYEGQWTEKTNTDKTKRIFPIPQTAIDGASNLPGYLVQNQGY; encoded by the coding sequence ATGAAAAAGAAAATATATGTACTAATGGCCCTTATGGCCGCCTTATCTATTCAGAGTTGTACCAATCTTGAAGAACAGGTATTGGACGAAACTTTGACATCAAGTTTGTCAGAAAGCGAAATTGCCAATGGTATTATAGCTCCAGTGTATGCTCAATTACCTAATATTTTTACGCATACCAACTATTTTGCTATTCAGGAAATCTCTACCGACGAAGCTATTTTGCCTTATCGTGGCGGTACCGACTGGGGCGACAACGGTATTTATTTGGCATTGCACCAGCATACCCATACCAGTACCGACCCCAACCTTCGTAGTACATGGAACTTGATTTTGCAAGGGATGTCTCGTGCTATTACCGCTATCAACACATTGCCAACGTCGAAAAGCGAATCGGCTAAAGTGTATTTGGCCGAAGCACGTGGTATGAGAGCTTATTATTCGATGCTTACTTTTGATTTATTTGGGTTGGTTTTTGTAAAAAATGATATTGGCGAAAACTCAAAAGTGATTCGTGGCGAAGAAGCATTGGAATATATCAAAAGCGAATTGTTGGCCGTAGAACCTAACTTGTCAACTACCGTTGGGCCTGGTCGTTTAACCAAAGGGGCGGTTTGGGGCTTATTGGCTAGACTATATTTGAATGCAGGAGTTTACCGTGACCGTTATGCAGCCAATGTAACCTTCAAAAATGAAGATTTAGACAAAGTAATTGAATATTGCGATAAGATTATTGCTTCTAACCAATATCAGCTATCAAGAGACTATTTCTCTATTTTCAATTCAGACAACCATACCAACAAAGAATTGATTTTTGCTGTTGACCAACGTGCAGAATTGAATGGACATAACCGTTTGGCTTATTTCTCACTTTCGGGCGACCAGTTCCCATTACCAGCTTATCCAGGTGCCAATGGTACAGATGGCCCAGCCATTACACCCGACTATTACCGTACTTGGGCAAATGCCTATGCTCCGCAAGACCCTTCGGTTGACCCTAGATTTTACAAACAAAATCTTTCTATTTATTCTAACCCAGCCGATTCATGTGTAGCTGCCGATAATTTCAATATCAATAGAGGTATTCTGAGAGGGCAGCAATATGGCTTGATTCGTAAAAATGGGGTGTTCTTGAAATGTGCCGATGGCAAAATGAAAGTTGGTAAATTGTTTCATGATACACGAAACAGACCAACAATGCCTGTTGATTTTACCGAACAAGTGGATTTTACTGTAGCTGGAAGTAATTATAATACGGGTTATCGTGTAGAGAAATATGAGTTTAGTAAAAAATCGGTAAGTGGTCGTAACTTTGGTGAAGCTGATATTGTGATTTTACGTTTGGCCGATATTTATTTGATGCGTGCCGAAGCTAAATTAAGAAGAAGCAACGATGCAACGGCTGCCCTAGCCGATGTAAATACGGTAAGATCTGCCAGAACGGTGTCGACTCCTCCTCCAGCATTGACAAGCATGTCGCTTGATATTTTGTATAGAGAACGAGGATTTGAATTTTATTGGGAAATGCTAAGACGCAGCGATATGATTCGTTTTGGTAAATATGAAGGTCAATGGACTGAAAAAACGAATACCGATAAAACCAAACGCATATTCCCTATTCCGCAAACCGCAATTGACGGTGCTTCTAACCTTCCAGGATACTTGGTACAAAACCAAGGGTATTAA